From the Pseudorasbora parva isolate DD20220531a chromosome 2, ASM2467924v1, whole genome shotgun sequence genome, the window TTCAATTGAAGTTTTGCGAAAACTCCAAGTTCGAATAATACATAATGACTTTTGTTGTTCTTATAATACAAAAACAGGTAGTTGTCTTCCAGTTCAAGCCAAAGAATCATGGGGATATGTGGATGTGCGTGATGGAGCTCATATGTTCTGGTGGTTGTACTACGCCAATAGCTCCAGTGCCAGTTATAAAGAACTACCTCTGGTTATGTGGCTGCAGGTTAGTCACTCCTCTGACCAGTGTGATCTGTCATATACATCTTCTACATTAAGAAAATATCTCACTGGAAGCTTTTTCAATCAGAATTGACATAACTTTTATACCATGACCTTCTCCTGTTTATCCATCCTGCATTTTCTGAAAAATGTCTTAGGTTGCTCATGCTCCTGTTTATTTTAGGGAGGTCCTGGGGGATCTAGCTGTGGTTTTGGCAATTTTGAGGAAATTGGACCTCTTGATATAGACCTGAAATCGAGAGAAACCTCTTGGGTAGGTAAACTAATATATTGACTCTACTCTCATATCTGCAATAAAGATTGAGATGTTTATTTCAGGAAATATGGAATATATTGCATGTTTTGATCCAGTGTTTCTGTATGAATAACTTATTGTGGAATCTGTGAATAATTTATTGTTCATCCAAATTTGCGTCTCTATGCAGGTGCGCGCAGCCAGTGTGCTATTTGTGGATAACCCAGTGGGTACCGGATACAGTTACACAGACACTGAAGATGCCCTCACCAAGGACGTAGTGATGGTGGCATCAGACATGATGGTCCTCCTCAAGAGctttttctctctcaagacAGAGTTTCAAGtaagcaaaacaaaaataccTACCAGATTGAATTTGATACACTCTTCACATTCGTCATCAGATCTTACTTTTCTCCCCAACAGAGTATTCCCTTCTATATATTTTCGGAGTCTTACGGAGGCAAAATGGCAGCAGCTATTTCCCTCGAGCTCACAAAGGTACTGTAATATTTGTTCTCACTTTAAGCTTCATGAGACAATTTTGTAgcaacatttataaaattattttaagtcATGTGCTCTGCTTATTTTCATCTAAAAGGGGAAGGCCTGGAGTCAGATTGCTTCCTCAAAAGTAAATCTGGCATCTTTAGAATACTTGTTTTAATCTGAACTGAATTTGAATTCCCTCTCTCTTTAGGCTGTTCAAGCTGGTTCAATCAAATGCAACTTTGCCGGAGTGGCTTTGGGAGACTCCTGGATCTCTCCTATAGGTGTGTAAGAAAAACTTGTCAAGCTTCAGTCTGGTTGTGTACAGTAgtcttttattgattttaagtTGTTATATCTCAGTTTACTAGTTTACTTCATCATGATTCATCATATATATAGTCCTGACTCACATGACTGCCTAAACCTGGTGATAATCCCAAGCAAAAACCACATCTGATTGCTTGTTTTTCCTGCAGATTCAGTCATGACATGGGGTCCTTATCTTTACAGCACAGTAAGTGATTAACCTGGCTCGTCTTCACACAGCTTCAGCATGATTAGATTAGCATGATCAAAACAGTAATGATCTGACATACcttaccatttaaatgtttggggttggtaaaaCTGTTTTATGCTTACAATATTGtaaagacagtaatattgtaaaatagtaTTGCAATTTAAGAtaagtgtttatttaaaatgattaaaactatgatcctgtgatcaaagctgaattttctgatccttcagaaatcattctaatgtgatGACTTGGTTAAATGTCCCCTTGTAGCTATTCACTGTGCATAACTTGGTATGAGAGTTTAATACTGCTGATGTGTGTCTGTGATGTGGTGTATAGTCTCTGTTGGATGACAATGGGCTGGATGAGGTGACTAAAGCAGCAAAAGCAGTGCTGGAGGCTGTAAGACAGGGGCAGTACCAAAAAGCCACTGACTTGTGGTCCATCACAGAGAATGTGGTGGAGCAGGTGTGTTGAACGTGCTCTACAGACCTGTTGCTCAGGAATAGGTTTAGGTCTTAATTTattgattaattaaataaataggaTGAACATCATGTGATCCATTCAGTTCCTCAACATATTTTGTTACAGAACACAAATGGTGTTAACTTCTACAACATCCTCACTCAAGACTCTGATGAGATGGCGAAGATTAGTTCAGATGGAGCCGCGGATGGATTTCTCTGTAAGAAACTCAACACACGTTGTTATTCCAAATTTCAGTTTGTTATATAAATGTCTTAGGCATcagtttgtcttgtttttttaaagcctcACTGAAGCGGCGCCACATTCGCCCTTTGCACCGTCAATCCCTTTCTGATTTGATGAACGGGCCAATCAGACAGAAGCTTGGTGTCATACcaaaaaatgtcacatgggGAGGTAATTATTCTTTTTATGATTTACAGAGGTATGTCTGTGTAAGAAAAACACCACTGTGATTTTTAGAAGTGTAAGCACAACCTTTTTCTTTAGGACAAGCTGGTGCTGTGTTTGTCAGCATGGCAGGAGATTTCATGAAGCCTGTGGTGAACATTGTGGATCAGCTTTTGGCTGCAGGTGTCAATGTCACCGTCTACAATGGCCAGCTAGATCTCATTGTGGACACAATGGGTGAGGACATCAACATTTCAGAATGACAACTCTTCACCAACAGATTTTAGATTAGCGCTTAGACCATTTACACTTGGTAGTTTGTCCTCTTAGGGCCGTGACACAAACAAGCCGATAGTCGGCTCAGGCTAGTTTTAGGTGTGTTCCACATGTTGCCTCTATAGTCGGGATAATGTCGGTGAAAGGGCCGTCAGTGAGAAAGATCACTCCGATTGGCTGTTCAGTTTAGCGACGAGATGGTGAAAGCGAGCAaatacattaaagggttagttcacccaaaaattaaaattagcccatgatttacttgcCTTTAAGCcgtcctaggtgtatatgacattcttctttcagaataatacaatcagttatattaaaaatgtcctgagataaagaaaattattatttttacattattttacttGAGCATTCCAATGTGCAAACATTTTGGAATGAATCAAACATGATTGATATTCAAAATGTTAAGCAAGCACAGCTTTTCTTGCAGTTTGTATATCTGCTGTCCTAGTTTGGGTTTCTCTTTTTGTATGACTAATATAAACTATCAATAAGTGCTAATATAGACAGTTGCTGGTTGGCTCTAGTCTTTACAGCATTCAAACACAGCTTTTTGGCACGTTCGTAGCCGGCACGAGGCGACTACAGTCAGTATATGTCGCCTCTACTTCTTTGAAGTCGCCTTAGTGTGTCACAACCTTTATTGGTCATGAAAAATAAAGACTGTCTACTCACCAAACACTGACTTGTGTAGTCAAGAAATTAGAGACAAGCCTGTCCAAGAAACCATGTCTCTGTACGCTTTTTGTAACCCGTTTTATCCATAAGTTTGATATTTATGAAAACCATTACAATCGGGTGTTTTTCAGGGGAGTGTTTCTGCACTGCAGATTTGATTTGCGTTTATTTATGAGCAGGTCAAGAGTTGTGGGTGAAACAGCTGAAATGGGATGGACTCCAGTACTTTAACAAgattaaatggactgcattggAGGACCCGCAATCTCAGAGCCAGACTGGAGCTTTCTATAAGACTTATAAGAACTTTGCCTTCTACTGGATCCTCAAAGCTGGACATATGGTACGATTTTTTTGCCAGTAATTTTAATGtctataaaatgtaatatttaattttgttatGTTCAGTTAGTTTTAACATGatagtatttatttttagtCTTGTTGAGAGTATGTGAACATCTTTGTCCATTACATCATCACAGATCCCATCTGACCAGGGGCTGATGGCTCTACGGATGTTGAAGATGGTGACTCAGCAGGAGTGATGGATCTTATTCAGACATAAACTGGCTTGTGAACCACTTTTAGACAATCAACAGTTATTTTACCAAAATAAAAGACTGGAAaatgtctcttttttttttttttttttttacatttggttGAGATTTTAATGTAATCATATTTCAATgtctgtcttgtaaaatgtgtacatttGAATGTGTGCAAAcaataaagtcataatttttaTACAGTTTGAATTCTGACATCTACATGAAACAACTTagcttaaaggaactgtatgtaagaaatgcatttcaattaatcataaaagggacctgatatgtcactaggcattaggaaatcatgttcatttcaaatattaTATATCACGGACAACAgcagtccggccaggatattgtcatttaaaagttgttgttgcagccctcaactaatgttgatgttgaccaagcctgcagtctccctctcagacactgaagctttcgcacctcgatcgccccccggtgaccggtcccagtatagccgcccctctgtgttttctaatggacacgaggcaaactaaacaataaaattacacttcaaagatttttttcccaaaagtgagtttgtcattgagggcagttatcatcacgatgatttaatttcaagtgtttgtttttaaaataaattttgttttagtttaaaACAGGGGGTGTGACTTCATGATtaacagctgagatcgacgtcttctctgagtgaagttgtcactgaggcactaactgacttttttctgaatttttgggagcagattggagctttagctttaatttctacatttccataactgtttatttcacaccaaagtaattaattgttctgcatctgcgagagtgtagGCGGGCTATTGATATCGtgactgtacttcctgcgctctactgcgcaactccggtcctgaaatcactactgcacagactcggtccaaagatgtcagcgccgtgcaggccgcctgaaagcttcaaatctggcaagcggaaacggacgATGTTGAGTCGTCCATATTGTTTTCAGTCTATGATGTTGACATG encodes:
- the scpep1 gene encoding retinoid-inducible serine carboxypeptidase, which translates into the protein MARSWIGMLVVLLFSLSFHGGSCLPVQAKESWGYVDVRDGAHMFWWLYYANSSSASYKELPLVMWLQGGPGGSSCGFGNFEEIGPLDIDLKSRETSWVRAASVLFVDNPVGTGYSYTDTEDALTKDVVMVASDMMVLLKSFFSLKTEFQSIPFYIFSESYGGKMAAAISLELTKAVQAGSIKCNFAGVALGDSWISPIDSVMTWGPYLYSTSLLDDNGLDEVTKAAKAVLEAVRQGQYQKATDLWSITENVVEQNTNGVNFYNILTQDSDEMAKISSDGAADGFLSSLKRRHIRPLHRQSLSDLMNGPIRQKLGVIPKNVTWGGQAGAVFVSMAGDFMKPVVNIVDQLLAAGVNVTVYNGQLDLIVDTMGQELWVKQLKWDGLQYFNKIKWTALEDPQSQSQTGAFYKTYKNFAFYWILKAGHMIPSDQGLMALRMLKMVTQQE